In a genomic window of Roseiflexus castenholzii DSM 13941:
- a CDS encoding DUF1405 domain-containing protein, whose amino-acid sequence MIRLLHWLFDFILRTPIIFWSCVIANLIGAVWGAAVWYGPMLAASPLWAWLFIPDCPLAAFLGTIALFGMRAGRRWSFFYALTAFACIHYGIWTLAFWLRQWTGAGVIDPFEVVLFVTHIGLLCEGILFATRLGEVTVLQRVAVVGWFVLAFGVDYGLGYHPPLASHVTFDFIMWLTVALTGGLSIALLALPRRAAQPVRLSTAA is encoded by the coding sequence ATGATCCGTCTCTTACACTGGCTCTTCGATTTCATCCTGCGCACGCCAATCATCTTCTGGAGCTGCGTTATCGCCAACCTGATCGGCGCGGTCTGGGGCGCGGCGGTCTGGTACGGTCCGATGCTGGCGGCATCGCCGCTGTGGGCGTGGCTCTTCATTCCTGATTGCCCGCTGGCGGCGTTTCTGGGCACGATTGCGCTCTTCGGCATGCGCGCCGGGAGGCGCTGGTCCTTCTTCTATGCGTTGACGGCGTTCGCCTGTATTCACTACGGCATCTGGACGCTGGCGTTCTGGCTGCGGCAGTGGACCGGGGCAGGCGTCATTGATCCGTTCGAGGTGGTCCTGTTCGTCACGCATATCGGGTTGCTCTGCGAGGGGATCCTGTTTGCCACACGCCTGGGTGAGGTGACCGTTCTACAGCGTGTTGCGGTCGTTGGTTGGTTCGTGCTGGCGTTCGGCGTTGATTATGGGCTGGGGTATCACCCTCCGCTGGCGAGCCATGTCACCTTCGATTTCATTATGTGGCTGACGGTGGCGCTAACCGGTGGGTTGAGCATCGCACTGCTGGCATTGCCACGCCGCGCTGCTCAACCGGTGCGCCTGTCGACGGCGGCGTGA
- a CDS encoding acyltransferase, with amino-acid sequence MDETLRNVAHRSAPSQVQRLAPVAGINAPPLSTDGPDGLGTSATRKSRLQIARSPGPHNALWYFPQVTGGYLRVARNAVVIQIARYTPSLALKNVLYRLIGVRVGRYASVGLMVMFDIFFPQDITLGNNCIIGYHSTVLCHEFTRHEWRRGPVWIGHDVTIGANTTILPGVVIGDGATVSAMSLVNRDIPPGAFVGGVPVRRLRLDG; translated from the coding sequence ATGGACGAAACGCTCAGGAATGTCGCTCACCGGTCGGCGCCGTCGCAGGTGCAACGTCTGGCGCCAGTTGCGGGAATAAACGCTCCTCCGCTTTCAACCGATGGTCCTGATGGCCTGGGAACGTCTGCAACACGGAAGTCACGGTTGCAGATCGCGCGCTCGCCGGGTCCGCATAATGCGCTCTGGTATTTTCCGCAGGTCACCGGCGGTTATCTGCGGGTTGCGCGCAATGCAGTCGTCATTCAGATTGCGCGTTACACGCCGTCGCTGGCGCTCAAAAACGTTCTGTATCGCCTGATCGGTGTGCGGGTTGGCAGGTATGCGTCGGTCGGATTGATGGTCATGTTCGATATTTTCTTTCCCCAGGATATTACGCTTGGCAACAACTGCATCATTGGCTACCATTCGACGGTGCTCTGCCACGAGTTCACCCGCCATGAATGGCGGCGGGGTCCGGTCTGGATCGGGCATGATGTTACGATTGGCGCCAATACGACGATTCTGCCCGGTGTGGTCATTGGCGATGGCGCGACGGTTTCGGCGATGAGCCTGGTCAACCGCGATATACCGCCGGGTGCGTTCGTCGGCGGTGTGCCGGTGCGAAGGTTGCGGTTGGACGGTTGA
- a CDS encoding peptidylprolyl isomerase, giving the protein MPPKQWSSPPPMQIDPQRQYRARMVTSKGEIVIDLAAAYAPKTVNNFVFLANEGFYNGVVFHRVISNFVIQGGDPTGTGRGGPGYKFEDEVDPKKNPLKHETGVLSMANAGPNTNGSQFFITHSPQPHLDGKHTVFGKVISGMDVVNAIRQGDQILSVAIEVL; this is encoded by the coding sequence ATGCCACCTAAGCAATGGTCTTCCCCCCCGCCGATGCAGATCGATCCGCAGCGCCAATACCGCGCGCGCATGGTGACCTCCAAAGGCGAGATCGTCATTGACCTTGCCGCCGCCTATGCGCCGAAAACGGTCAACAACTTCGTCTTCCTGGCAAACGAGGGGTTCTATAACGGCGTTGTCTTTCACCGTGTGATCAGCAACTTTGTCATTCAGGGCGGCGACCCGACCGGTACCGGGCGTGGCGGTCCCGGCTATAAGTTCGAGGATGAGGTGGACCCAAAAAAGAATCCGCTCAAACACGAGACTGGCGTGTTGTCGATGGCGAATGCCGGACCAAACACCAACGGCAGTCAGTTTTTTATCACCCATTCGCCGCAACCGCACCTTGATGGAAAGCACACCGTCTTCGGCAAGGTGATCAGCGGGATGGATGTGGTCAACGCCATTCGACAGGGCGACCAGATTCTGAGTGTAGCGATCGAAGTCTTGTAG
- a CDS encoding M16 family metallopeptidase, with protein sequence MEATCSYTLRNGMLVLLRETHSAPLATSWLWYRVGARNETPGITGVSHWVEHMLFKGTPHIPGRDLDRLIARNGGTFNGFTAHDFTAYFETLPADRIDLALQIESDRMINTLFEEEEIEHERTVILAEREGHENDPEWWLNEAVMTTAFQVHPYRNEVIGSRDDLLALTRDRLVAHYQTFYRPNNAALVLVGDFDASSLMARIERYFGDLPAGPPLPPVSWVEPEQQAERRVVVRRPGPAQYVQIAYHAVDCRSPDFAPLLVLDAVLSGAKSPAFSGGAQMNRSARLYRALVETRLAAYASSSFRPTRDPHLFEFHAMVQDKHTAEEVERALLAEVARLQEDGPRPDEMIKVIKQMRAQIAYARESVTNQALMLGMWEMLDCYSRADTLLDEIAAVQADDVRRVAQTYLTERRRTVGYFLPI encoded by the coding sequence ATGGAAGCAACATGTTCGTACACACTTCGGAACGGCATGCTGGTGTTGTTGCGCGAGACGCATAGCGCTCCCCTTGCCACGAGTTGGCTCTGGTATCGCGTCGGCGCCCGCAACGAGACGCCCGGAATCACCGGAGTGTCGCATTGGGTCGAGCATATGCTCTTCAAAGGCACACCGCACATTCCAGGGCGCGACCTCGACCGCCTGATCGCTCGCAATGGCGGGACGTTCAACGGCTTTACCGCGCACGATTTCACCGCCTACTTCGAGACATTGCCCGCCGATCGAATCGATCTCGCTCTTCAGATCGAGTCCGACCGGATGATCAACACCCTGTTCGAGGAAGAAGAGATCGAACACGAGCGCACCGTTATTTTGGCGGAACGTGAGGGGCACGAAAATGACCCTGAGTGGTGGCTCAACGAAGCAGTCATGACCACTGCATTCCAGGTTCATCCGTACCGCAACGAGGTGATCGGTTCGCGCGACGATCTGCTGGCGCTCACCCGCGACCGCCTCGTGGCACACTATCAAACGTTCTATCGCCCGAACAATGCGGCGCTGGTGCTGGTGGGCGATTTTGATGCATCCTCATTGATGGCGCGCATCGAACGCTACTTCGGCGACCTGCCAGCCGGACCGCCGCTGCCGCCGGTATCATGGGTCGAACCAGAGCAGCAGGCGGAACGTCGCGTGGTGGTGCGCCGACCAGGACCGGCGCAGTATGTGCAGATTGCGTACCATGCAGTGGATTGCCGCAGCCCCGATTTTGCGCCGCTGCTCGTGCTCGATGCGGTGCTTTCGGGCGCTAAATCACCCGCGTTTAGCGGCGGCGCGCAGATGAATCGGAGCGCCCGCCTGTACCGCGCCCTGGTTGAGACACGTTTGGCTGCGTATGCCTCTAGCAGTTTCCGCCCTACTCGCGATCCGCATCTGTTCGAGTTTCATGCCATGGTGCAGGACAAGCATACTGCCGAAGAGGTAGAGCGCGCGTTGTTGGCTGAAGTTGCCAGACTTCAGGAGGATGGTCCTCGCCCTGATGAGATGATAAAGGTCATCAAACAGATGCGAGCGCAGATCGCGTATGCGCGGGAGAGTGTCACGAACCAGGCGCTGATGCTCGGTATGTGGGAGATGCTCGACTGCTATTCTCGCGCTGATACGCTGCTCGATGAGATAGCAGCGGTTCAGGCGGATGATGTCCGGCGCGTTGCGCAGACGTATTTGACGGAACGCCGGAGAACAGTCGGCTATTTTCTTCCGATCTAA
- a CDS encoding M16 family metallopeptidase yields the protein MNQFPANRASTIATAIRYTLPNGMVALVQRNPTAPTVSVYGEVRVGAVHEPAAQNGVAAFTGAALIRGTQRRSFQEIVATTEAVGASVNAGGGLHATHFGGRSLSEDLALILDLLADMLRTPSFPDEEVERLRGQFLMMLREYEQDTSVRASRALRSLMFPPAHPYSRLSSGTTETISALTRDDLVRFHTRYHPAVTTIAVVGDIEPADVIDLIERFFGDWQAPGNPPHMTLPDLQPLPDQRRVHVALEGKSQTDVIWAVHGLDRCSPDYYAASVANMILGRIGIGGRLGERVREEQGLAYSCGSSLDADLGAGPWAAMAGVNPTHVERAIAAIIAEIKQFAAEGPTEQELADVHDFMTGSLAISLETNDSIAGTLLGIERYHLGLDYVERYPSIIRRIDREQVMDVARRYLATDNYVVVTAGPAVGEEHNEHSNG from the coding sequence ATGAATCAATTTCCTGCCAACCGCGCCAGCACCATTGCAACTGCAATTCGCTATACGCTGCCGAACGGCATGGTAGCGCTGGTGCAGCGCAACCCGACCGCTCCAACGGTGAGTGTCTACGGCGAGGTGCGTGTTGGAGCAGTGCATGAGCCTGCCGCACAGAATGGTGTGGCTGCATTCACCGGCGCCGCATTGATCCGTGGCACACAGCGACGCAGCTTCCAGGAGATTGTCGCCACCACGGAAGCGGTTGGCGCAAGCGTCAACGCCGGCGGCGGTCTGCACGCCACCCATTTCGGCGGGCGATCATTGAGCGAAGACCTGGCGCTGATCCTCGATCTTCTGGCAGATATGCTGCGCACGCCCTCCTTTCCCGACGAAGAAGTCGAGCGCCTGCGCGGTCAGTTTCTGATGATGCTACGCGAATATGAGCAGGATACCTCGGTGCGCGCCTCACGCGCGCTGCGGTCGCTGATGTTTCCGCCAGCGCATCCCTACAGTCGCCTGAGCAGCGGCACGACCGAGACGATCTCGGCGTTGACGCGCGATGACCTGGTGCGTTTCCACACTCGCTACCACCCGGCAGTCACAACGATTGCCGTGGTCGGCGATATCGAACCGGCTGACGTCATCGATCTGATCGAACGGTTCTTCGGCGACTGGCAGGCGCCTGGAAATCCGCCCCACATGACGCTGCCCGACCTGCAACCGTTGCCCGATCAGCGGCGTGTCCACGTCGCCCTCGAAGGAAAGAGTCAGACGGACGTTATCTGGGCGGTCCATGGACTCGACCGCTGTTCGCCGGATTACTACGCCGCCAGCGTTGCCAATATGATCCTGGGACGCATCGGCATTGGCGGGCGTCTCGGCGAGCGGGTGCGCGAAGAACAGGGGCTTGCCTATTCCTGCGGCAGCAGCCTCGACGCCGACCTCGGCGCCGGTCCGTGGGCAGCGATGGCAGGGGTCAACCCCACACACGTCGAGCGAGCAATCGCGGCGATCATTGCCGAAATTAAACAGTTTGCCGCTGAAGGACCGACGGAACAGGAACTTGCCGATGTGCACGACTTTATGACCGGCAGCCTGGCGATCAGCCTCGAAACGAATGACAGCATCGCCGGGACGCTGCTCGGCATCGAACGGTATCACCTTGGTCTCGATTATGTCGAGCGCTATCCGTCGATCATTCGGCGCATCGACCGTGAGCAGGTTATGGATGTGGCACGTCGCTATCTGGCGACCGACAATTATGTCGTGGTGACTGCCGGACCGGCGGTGGGAGAGGAACACAATGAGCATAGTAACGGATGA
- a CDS encoding DUF262 domain-containing protein → MSIVTDELLVEALLAIEETNTPMTFSEIAKSISKRRGGVQLTDDEIGDLRECLYQNGNMYILWSAKDRTWTITPEGRAYARQISIEPEELVDISETDEALEPKGAPFNPALIKVDVDQMHIYHALKLIREQRLVLQPEFQRNFIWDEVRQSRLIESILLRIALPAFYLDAPREDTYVVIDGLQRLKTLDRFCNEKSLKLTGLEYLREFENHGFSDLPSHMRSRLEETRLTMHIIRPETPLQVKFIIFRRINTGGLVLTNQEIRHALYQGNDGRASRLLKNLAESPEFLDATDRSISPRRMDDRECVLRFLTFVRYPYEQFGRNMSVGEPPNLDGLLNRTMADLNALPFEEHDRLKEVFRDSMCKAHLVFGRHAFRKIYGRNQKRQPISKPLFEVWSTLLRDWPIEILEQRREQLIDGFIEIMQHDFDFIKSISYGTGSVRAVKYRFDRINRMLRETLR, encoded by the coding sequence ATGAGCATAGTAACGGATGAGTTGTTGGTGGAGGCGTTGCTTGCGATTGAAGAGACCAATACACCAATGACGTTTAGCGAGATCGCCAAAAGCATCAGCAAACGACGTGGTGGCGTTCAACTGACAGATGATGAAATAGGGGACTTAAGAGAATGTCTCTACCAGAACGGGAACATGTACATCCTCTGGTCTGCCAAAGACCGAACCTGGACAATCACACCTGAAGGGCGCGCTTACGCACGTCAGATCAGCATTGAGCCTGAAGAGCTCGTGGACATTTCAGAAACTGATGAAGCGCTTGAGCCTAAAGGCGCGCCTTTCAATCCAGCACTGATCAAGGTCGATGTCGATCAGATGCATATCTATCACGCCCTTAAGCTTATTCGTGAGCAAAGACTCGTTCTTCAGCCAGAATTTCAGCGCAATTTTATTTGGGACGAAGTTCGTCAAAGCCGTCTTATTGAGTCTATTCTTCTTCGTATCGCGCTGCCAGCATTTTATCTTGATGCTCCGAGGGAAGACACCTACGTCGTCATTGATGGTCTCCAACGTCTGAAAACTCTCGACCGCTTTTGCAATGAAAAATCGCTCAAACTAACTGGTTTGGAATACCTGCGCGAGTTTGAGAATCACGGGTTTAGCGATCTCCCTTCCCATATGCGATCCCGCCTTGAAGAAACACGCCTCACGATGCACATCATTCGACCAGAAACCCCTTTGCAGGTCAAATTCATTATCTTTCGCCGTATCAATACTGGCGGTTTAGTCTTGACCAATCAGGAGATCAGACATGCGCTCTATCAAGGAAATGATGGACGCGCTTCTCGTTTGCTCAAGAACCTCGCTGAAAGCCCGGAATTTCTCGATGCGACTGATCGTTCGATCAGTCCGCGACGGATGGATGATCGTGAATGTGTTCTGCGTTTTCTTACGTTTGTGCGTTATCCATACGAGCAGTTCGGTCGAAACATGAGCGTTGGCGAACCGCCAAACCTTGATGGATTGCTGAATCGTACCATGGCAGACCTGAATGCACTGCCCTTTGAGGAACATGATAGGCTCAAAGAGGTGTTCCGCGATAGCATGTGTAAGGCGCATCTCGTATTCGGTCGCCATGCTTTTCGCAAGATATACGGACGCAATCAGAAACGTCAACCGATTAGCAAACCGCTTTTCGAGGTCTGGAGCACACTGCTCCGCGATTGGCCAATCGAAATTCTGGAACAGCGCCGTGAACAATTAATCGATGGTTTTATCGAAATTATGCAACATGATTTTGACTTCATCAAGTCTATCTCATATGGTACAGGAAGCGTAAGGGCAGTTAAGTATCGCTTTGACCGAATCAATAGAATGCTTCGAGAAACTCTGCGATGA
- a CDS encoding DUF3696 domain-containing protein, with product MIKTIHLHNFKCFGDQSIHCAPLTILTGANATGKSSVIQALLLLRQSHQRDTLRDGVLLLNGSLATLGTVTDIFYQNAQDNDLSIEIEASEDIRFKFMFERGEPTQRVLRGQSLQHYEAINLFYPQFNYLSAERLGPRTIFQMPEDEHESHNVGIHGEYAAFVAGRNQQELIANENLAYTNEETGETRRELYQQVRYWMRQIFPGFEYAITVLTDADLVQTMFGNLPGQRLVRPTNIGFGLIYTLPVVVAALVAPTNSLLIIENPEAHLHPFSQSMLGRFLACIAATGVQVIIETHSDHILNGIRIAVRKGAWGRRIAAGHISIQFFIPGDETRPHRVDTPTIYASGGIMPWPIGFFDQFDADLTELL from the coding sequence ATGATCAAGACAATTCATCTCCATAACTTCAAATGCTTTGGAGACCAGAGCATTCACTGCGCTCCTCTGACCATTCTCACAGGCGCTAACGCTACTGGAAAGTCGAGCGTCATTCAGGCGCTCCTTCTGTTACGCCAATCACACCAACGCGATACTCTGCGTGATGGCGTCCTTCTTTTGAATGGTTCGCTCGCCACTTTAGGGACAGTAACCGATATTTTCTACCAAAACGCCCAGGATAACGATCTCTCGATCGAAATTGAAGCGTCTGAAGATATAAGATTCAAGTTTATGTTTGAGCGAGGCGAGCCGACACAGCGCGTACTTAGAGGTCAATCCCTACAGCACTACGAAGCGATTAATCTTTTCTATCCGCAGTTCAACTATCTCAGCGCCGAACGTCTTGGTCCTCGAACAATCTTTCAGATGCCAGAAGACGAGCATGAATCGCACAATGTTGGTATTCATGGCGAGTATGCCGCATTTGTTGCCGGTCGCAACCAGCAGGAGTTAATAGCCAACGAAAACCTGGCATATACTAATGAAGAGACTGGTGAAACACGTCGCGAGCTCTACCAACAAGTGCGATACTGGATGCGGCAAATCTTTCCTGGCTTCGAATATGCTATCACAGTGCTAACGGATGCTGATCTGGTGCAAACCATGTTCGGCAATTTGCCAGGTCAGAGATTGGTGCGTCCCACAAACATTGGGTTTGGTTTGATCTATACCCTGCCCGTTGTCGTCGCCGCTCTGGTAGCGCCCACAAACTCGCTCCTGATTATTGAAAATCCAGAAGCGCATCTCCATCCTTTCAGCCAGTCGATGCTCGGTCGTTTCCTGGCATGTATTGCAGCAACTGGCGTGCAGGTTATCATTGAAACTCATAGTGACCATATTCTCAATGGAATCAGGATTGCTGTGCGCAAAGGTGCATGGGGACGTCGAATTGCAGCAGGGCACATATCCATTCAGTTTTTTATTCCTGGTGATGAGACACGACCACATCGCGTCGACACGCCGACCATTTACGCAAGCGGTGGTATTATGCCATGGCCCATCGGTTTCTTTGATCAGTTCGACGCCGATCTCACGGAATTACTATGA